The Sporosarcina sp. Te-1 DNA window ATTCTGACTGTCGAGCAGCTCTGGGCAAATTGTCCGGATAATGTCGATATAACTCGTCCCTTTAAAGCCTTCATCTAAAATTAATGTCGTCGTATCCGACTGTTTTAATAAATACTCCAGTTCTGCAGCTTGGTAATTGGTATTGACAGTGACTAAAACTGCTCCCATCTTTCCAGTTGCAAACTGACTCAGCAACCATTCTCTTTTATTATCCGACCAAATGGCAACATGCTCACCTTTTTGGATACCAATGCCGATAAACGCCTTTGCCAATTCGTCTGTCTCTTTGTCGAATTGAGCGTAATCTCGTCGGATATTCAGTTCGGGATAGACATAGGCTTCCTGTTCAGGATGCATTTTAGCGCGTTCTCGTATTATCTGCCCAACGGTTTGATTCACTAAAGACATCGTCATGCTCCCTTCCCTAATATTTCTCCCCTTCTTTCCATATTATCACAAAATTTAGATTAACGTAACAAAAAATTCTGAGTCTTCATAATCAAAAAACCATTCCGCAGCATAGGCGGAATGGCTTACATTATTCAACCTGATATACACGGCCTCGTTCGTCTTGATATACAATATGATGACGCGCGAGTTTTGTCGGCGAATCAAGTCCGGCAGCTGCCGCAATTCGGAATAATCCTTCACGCATCGTCAAGATGTAATTTGTTACCCGGAATTTCTTCTCCTCGACAACCAATCCTTTTTGCAGCTTCGGATCGGTTGTGGCAACACCTGCCGGGCAATCATTCGTATGGCAGCGTTGCGCCATGATGCAGCCGACCGAAATCATAAATCCGCGAGCTACCTGCACAAGATCTGCACCCATGGCCAAGGCAATCGCCGCCTTGTCGGGTGTCGTAATTTTGCCGGAGGCAATTAGTTTCACCCGCTCCCGCACCTCATATTTTCGGAGGGCATCATCCAACAAGATGAGCGATGAACGAAGCGGCAAGCCGACACTGTCCGCGAGGTCCTGATACGTGGCCCCTGATCCGCCTTCCGCCCCGTCCAGCGAAATGAAGTCGGGACCTTTTCCCGTTTCCTGCATGAAGGAAGCGAGCTCCTCTGCGTCCTCCTTGCTGCCGATAACGATTTTTATGCCGACCGGCTTACCGGTATGTTCCCGAATCTTATCGATGAACTCAAATAGGGTCGGGTAATCGGAAAATTGCTTAAAACGGTTTGGGCTATTGATAGTCGTGTAAGGCGTGACATTCCGAATTTTCGCAATCTCTTCCGTCACCTTTTCTCCTTCCACATGGCCGCCGCGCATCTTGGCACCTTGCGCCATTTTGATTTCAAACGCCTTCACTTGCGGGAGTACCGCCTTTTCGGTCAACCGTTCCCAACTAAATTCTCCATCTTCTGTACGAAAGCCGAATAAACCCGAACCGATTTGGGCAATAATATGAGCATCCCCCGCAAGATGATACGGTGAGAGCCCCCCCTCTCCCGTATTCATCCATGCTTCTTTCGCCATCCCGATCCCTTTTGACAGGGCGGTGATGGCATTTTGTCCGAGAGCGCCATAACTCATGGCCGACTGGCCGAGCAGACTGCGGACACGGAAAGGATGACGGCAATCAGGCCCGATCACGATCGCATCCTCTTCTGGCAGCAACCATGGCAAAGCAGGCACCTCTTCCCGATGTTCATGTCTGGAGAGAAGCCCTTCCTCGTCAATATAGTAACGCATTGTCTTCACTAGATCCTCATTATCTACCCGCATCTCTTCATTCTGCTTGGTAAACATCGCATTACGGATATAATAGCCTGCCCCTTCAAAATCACGCTTGGAACCGAAGCCAATAATGCCGCTCAAGTATTTTCCCGGCAACACCATATGTAAGTATTCTGTACGGCTGAATGGCTTCCCTTCATTATCCCCTTCAAATAGATACTGTCTTAGTTCGGGGCCCGCTTTTTCTGTCGTATAACGGAGCCTCCCCAAAATTGGATAATTTCGCAAAATAGCGTGCTGCTTCTGACGCTTGTCATAGAAAAAAATGAAAATAGCTATAGATATCGGTACAACCACTAGCACCAGCACTAAAATCGTCGTCGTCATCGATATACCTTCCAACCAGTTCACTAGACACACCCCTTTTCAAAACATATGGTAATGTACATGTATATACCCTGATTTCATAAAAATAAATGTATTTGGAGGGATAATTATGGTCATGGAACTATTGACATCTCATGCATCCGTAAGAAAATACAAAGACGTATCACTGTCTTCAGAAGAAGTCCGTGAATTAGTGCTCGCTGGACAACATGCGGCAAGTTCCCATTTCGTCCAAGCCTACTCCGTCATTCACGTCACCGATCCGGTAAAGCGGGCACAGCTTGTTGAGTTAGCCAACAATAAAAATCAATTTTTATCGGCCGGGGCCATCCTGATCTTCTGCGTCGACTATGCCCGCCTGGAAAAAGCGGCCGCGCTTCACGGCAAGACAATT harbors:
- a CDS encoding FMN-binding glutamate synthase family protein, translating into MTTTILVLVLVVVPISIAIFIFFYDKRQKQHAILRNYPILGRLRYTTEKAGPELRQYLFEGDNEGKPFSRTEYLHMVLPGKYLSGIIGFGSKRDFEGAGYYIRNAMFTKQNEEMRVDNEDLVKTMRYYIDEEGLLSRHEHREEVPALPWLLPEEDAIVIGPDCRHPFRVRSLLGQSAMSYGALGQNAITALSKGIGMAKEAWMNTGEGGLSPYHLAGDAHIIAQIGSGLFGFRTEDGEFSWERLTEKAVLPQVKAFEIKMAQGAKMRGGHVEGEKVTEEIAKIRNVTPYTTINSPNRFKQFSDYPTLFEFIDKIREHTGKPVGIKIVIGSKEDAEELASFMQETGKGPDFISLDGAEGGSGATYQDLADSVGLPLRSSLILLDDALRKYEVRERVKLIASGKITTPDKAAIALAMGADLVQVARGFMISVGCIMAQRCHTNDCPAGVATTDPKLQKGLVVEEKKFRVTNYILTMREGLFRIAAAAGLDSPTKLARHHIVYQDERGRVYQVE